The Clostridia bacterium genome has a window encoding:
- a CDS encoding transposase — MTKKQTEDFDVGKGNDDTSSLAHTKWNCKYHIVFAPKYRRKIFYESHRKEIMETIKELC, encoded by the coding sequence ATGACTAAGAAACAAACGGAGGATTTCGATGTGGGAAAAGGGAATGATGACACAAGTAGTTTAGCACACACCAAGTGGAATTGCAAGTATCATATAGTGTTTGCGCCGAAATACAGGCGTAAAATATTCTACGAAAGCCATCGAAAAGAAATAATGGAAACAATAAAAGAATTATGC
- a CDS encoding zinc ribbon domain-containing protein: MQQFRQQQNGYAAPAAPVPPVQQAPAAKFCTSCGSQVDPNAAFCNNCGNKLQ; encoded by the coding sequence CTGCAGCAGTTCCGGCAGCAGCAGAACGGCTACGCCGCTCCCGCCGCGCCGGTCCCGCCGGTTCAGCAGGCGCCCGCCGCGAAGTTCTGCACCTCCTGCGGCTCGCAGGTCGACCCCAACGCCGCTTTCTGCAACAACTGCGGCAACAAGCTCCAGTAA
- the rplL gene encoding 50S ribosomal protein L7/L12, whose translation MATKVEQLIEDVKALTVMELAELVKALEEEFGVSAAAPVAVAAAPAAGAAAAPAAEEKSDYDVILAGIGERKMDVIKAVKDLTGLGLKESKELVDNAPKAVKTGVSSDEANTIKAKLEEAGATVELK comes from the coding sequence ATGGCAACTAAAGTTGAACAGCTTATCGAAGACGTTAAGGCATTGACCGTTATGGAGCTCGCTGAGCTCGTTAAGGCCCTTGAGGAAGAATTCGGCGTTTCCGCCGCGGCTCCCGTCGCGGTTGCGGCCGCCCCCGCTGCCGGCGCTGCGGCTGCTCCGGCTGCCGAAGAGAAGAGCGACTATGACGTCATCCTTGCCGGCATCGGCGAGAGAAAGATGGACGTCATCAAGGCCGTCAAGGATCTGACCGGCCTCGGACTCAAGGAGTCCAAGGAACTCGTTGACAACGCCCCCAAGGCCGTCAAGACCGGTGTCTCCTCCGACGAAGCCAACACCATCAAGGCGAAGCTCGAAGAAGCCGGCGCCACCGTCGAACTGAAGTAA
- a CDS encoding 50S ribosomal protein L10: MPSAKILEQKQQFVKELSEKIRGSVTGVLVEYKGLTVAQDRELRTKLRESGATYAVIKNSLLSRAFKEAGYDGMDDTFVGTTAIALSAEEMAAPAKALSEFAKKNKFFKIKAGFVDGNALDAAGVERLASLPSKEVLIAQVLGGLNAPISGLVTVLNGNIRGLAVALNAIKEQKEKQSA; this comes from the coding sequence TTGCCTAGTGCGAAAATCCTGGAGCAAAAACAGCAGTTCGTGAAGGAGCTTTCCGAGAAGATCCGCGGATCCGTGACCGGCGTCCTGGTTGAATACAAGGGACTGACCGTCGCGCAGGACCGCGAACTTCGCACCAAGCTCAGAGAAAGCGGAGCGACCTACGCCGTCATCAAGAATTCGCTTCTGAGCCGCGCTTTCAAAGAAGCCGGCTATGACGGAATGGACGACACCTTCGTCGGCACGACGGCCATCGCGCTGTCCGCCGAGGAAATGGCCGCCCCCGCCAAGGCCCTTTCGGAGTTCGCCAAGAAGAACAAGTTCTTCAAGATCAAGGCGGGCTTCGTGGACGGTAACGCGCTCGACGCCGCAGGCGTTGAGAGACTCGCGTCGCTTCCCTCCAAGGAAGTACTTATCGCCCAGGTCCTCGGCGGCCTGAACGCTCCGATCTCCGGACTCGTTACAGTGCTCAACGGAAACATCCGCGGGCTCGCCGTTGCGTTGAACGCAATAAAGGAGCAGAAGGAAAAACAGTCTGCGTAA
- the rplA gene encoding 50S ribosomal protein L1, translated as MKHGKKYNAGSALLDSTKLYEVEEAIDLVQKTAQAKFDETIEIHIKLGVDSRHADQQVRGAVVLPHGTGKNVRVLVFAKGDKVQEALDAGADFAGGDEFIPKIQNENWFDYDVVVATPDMMGVVGRLGKILGPKGLMPNPKAGTVTMDVAKAVVDLKAGKIEYRLDKTNIIHCVIGKASFGTEKLTENFNTLLAAVNAAKPAAAKGQYIRSCAIASTMGPGIKINPSRVM; from the coding sequence ATGAAACACGGAAAGAAATACAACGCCGGCTCGGCGCTGCTTGACAGCACCAAGCTCTACGAAGTAGAAGAAGCGATCGATCTCGTTCAGAAGACCGCTCAGGCCAAGTTTGACGAGACCATCGAGATCCACATCAAGCTGGGCGTCGACTCCCGTCACGCCGATCAGCAGGTCCGCGGCGCGGTCGTCCTGCCTCACGGCACCGGCAAAAACGTCAGAGTCCTGGTCTTCGCCAAGGGCGACAAGGTTCAGGAAGCTCTCGACGCGGGCGCCGATTTCGCCGGCGGCGACGAATTCATCCCCAAGATCCAGAACGAGAACTGGTTCGACTACGACGTGGTCGTCGCGACTCCCGACATGATGGGCGTCGTCGGCCGTCTCGGTAAGATCCTCGGACCCAAGGGCCTTATGCCTAACCCGAAGGCCGGCACCGTAACGATGGACGTGGCGAAAGCCGTCGTCGATCTGAAAGCCGGTAAGATCGAGTACCGTCTCGACAAGACCAACATCATCCACTGCGTTATCGGCAAGGCCTCCTTCGGCACCGAGAAGCTGACCGAGAACTTCAACACTCTGCTGGCCGCGGTCAACGCCGCCAAGCCCGCCGCCGCGAAGGGACAGTACATCCGTTCCTGCGCCATCGCGTCCACCATGGGCCCCGGCATAAAGATCAACCCCTCCAGAGTTATGTAA
- the rplK gene encoding 50S ribosomal protein L11 — protein sequence MAQKVIAYIKLQIPGGKATPAPPVGPALGQHGVNIVGFTKEFNERTKNDIGLIIPVVITVYADHSFSFITKTPPAAVLIKKTLNLEKGSGVPNKTKVATMTFEQCKEIAQIKMKDLNAYDLDQAAKMIAGTARSMGVVVEG from the coding sequence ATGGCTCAAAAAGTAATTGCCTACATCAAGCTGCAGATCCCCGGCGGCAAAGCGACCCCCGCGCCGCCCGTCGGCCCCGCGCTTGGACAGCACGGTGTAAACATCGTGGGATTCACGAAGGAATTCAATGAGCGTACGAAGAACGACATCGGGCTTATCATCCCCGTCGTCATCACCGTCTACGCCGACCATTCCTTCTCCTTCATCACGAAGACTCCTCCGGCCGCGGTCCTCATCAAGAAGACCCTGAATCTCGAGAAGGGTTCGGGCGTCCCGAACAAGACCAAGGTCGCGACCATGACCTTCGAGCAGTGCAAAGAGATCGCTCAGATAAAAATGAAGGATCTGAACGCTTACGATCTCGATCAGGCCGCGAAGATGATCGCCGGTACCGCCCGCAGCATGGGCGTTGTTGTGGAGGGCTGA
- the nusG gene encoding transcription termination/antitermination protein NusG, whose protein sequence is MASEDARWYVVHTYSGYENKVAQNIEKIVENRGLRDQILDVKVPTGIFTEMKDDKKVEVERKLFPGYVLIKMVMNEDTWYIARNTRGVTGFVGPGSKPVPLTEAEVEALGVEVREIEVSYAEGDTVKVIDGSFEGFTGKVSEISKERGKVSVLITMMGRETPVEFDLDQVAAVEE, encoded by the coding sequence ATGGCGTCCGAAGATGCGAGATGGTACGTTGTGCACACTTATTCCGGCTATGAGAATAAGGTCGCGCAGAACATCGAGAAAATAGTCGAGAATCGCGGTCTCCGCGATCAGATACTTGACGTCAAGGTCCCCACCGGCATCTTCACCGAGATGAAGGACGATAAAAAGGTCGAGGTCGAGCGCAAGCTGTTCCCCGGCTACGTCCTCATCAAGATGGTGATGAACGAGGATACCTGGTACATCGCGAGGAATACCCGCGGCGTCACCGGTTTCGTCGGCCCGGGATCGAAGCCCGTCCCGCTAACCGAAGCGGAGGTCGAGGCGCTGGGCGTCGAGGTCCGCGAGATCGAGGTAAGCTACGCCGAAGGCGATACCGTCAAGGTTATCGACGGTTCCTTCGAGGGCTTCACCGGCAAGGTCTCCGAAATTTCCAAGGAACGCGGCAAGGTCTCCGTCCTCATCACGATGATGGGGCGCGAGACTCCCGTCGAGTTCGATCTGGATCAGGTCGCTGCCGTCGAGGAGTGA
- the secE gene encoding preprotein translocase subunit SecE, with protein MAETKKKGRIRRYFRELVSEFKKLEWPTKSKVLNNTIVVLVMMLFVTAFVWVLDLGFSKFLEFILGLAK; from the coding sequence ATGGCTGAAACCAAGAAAAAGGGCAGAATCAGACGCTACTTCAGAGAGCTCGTATCCGAGTTCAAGAAGCTCGAATGGCCGACCAAGAGCAAGGTCCTGAACAACACCATCGTCGTTCTGGTCATGATGCTTTTCGTCACGGCTTTCGTTTGGGTGCTGGATCTGGGATTCTCCAAGTTCCTGGAGTTCATTCTCGGTCTGGCGAAGTAA
- the rpmG gene encoding 50S ribosomal protein L33 — protein sequence MRVKITLACTECKQRNYDTIKNKKNDPDRLEMNKYCRFCRKHTLHRETK from the coding sequence ATGAGAGTTAAAATCACTCTTGCCTGCACCGAGTGCAAGCAGCGCAACTACGACACGATCAAGAACAAGAAGAACGATCCCGACAGACTTGAGATGAACAAGTACTGCCGCTTCTGCCGCAAGCACACCTTGCACAGAGAAACGAAGTAA